In the genome of Polyangiaceae bacterium, the window ACCTCGACGTATGCTCGTGAGGTGACTGGCATCGATCGAGCTGCGCGCCTGCGAGGCGGGATCTACGGCCTCCTGGTTGGAGACGCCTTGGGTGTGCCCTACGAGTTTCATCCCGCGTCGGAGCTCCCCCCGAAGAGCGCCCTCGCAATGAACCCGCCGGCGACACTGCCAGGCGGTGAGACGTTCCGGCGCGCGCATCAGGGCGTGCCACCAGGCACTTGGAGCGACGATGGCGCTCAGGCGTTGTGCCTCTTGGTTTCCTTGCTCGAGCAGGGACGCCTCGAGCTGAACGACTTCGCTGATCGCTGCGTGCGCTGGTATCACGACGCGTACCTGACCCCGGACGGCGTGGTGTTCGACGTCGGGGTGCAGACGTCTGGTGCGCTCAACGCGATTCGGCGTGGTGTCCCGCTCAGTGAAGCTGGGCGCAACGACGAGCGCGGCAACGGCAACGGCTCACTCATGCGCTGCCTGCCGCTGGCGCTGTGGCACCAGGGCAACGACACGCAGCTCGCGGTCGATGCCCAAGCTCAGTCGATCATCACGCACCCCCACCCGCGGTCCCAGGTCTGCTGCGCGATCTACTGCTTGTGGGCGCGGGGGTTGCTAAACGGAGTTCCAAGCGAGGCCGCGTTCTCCGCCGCCATCAGCAAGCTGCGGGCACTCTACCCAGCGGACAGTCCGCACCTGCAAGAACTCGAATTTCATATCCGCCCGGAAGAAGACGCAGCCATCCGCGGTTCGGGCTATGTCGTGGATTCCCTGCGCGCGGCCCGGCACTTGCTGGCGACGGAGGCGAGCTACGAGGACGTCGTGCGCGGCGCGATCGCCCTGGGCGAGGACACCGACACCACCGCGTGCATCGCCGGTGGAGTCGCCGGTGTGCTCTACGGGGACGCGCAGATCCCCGAGGAATGGCTCGGCGAGCTCAAGGGACGCGCCCTCGTCGACCCGCTGCTCGCGTCACTGCTCAAGACGACGAAGCAGGCTTGACGAGCCAAACACCGCTCTCACCGGCGGCCCAGACTTCCCCATCCCGGCCAAACACCTCCGAGAGCGGCCCGGTGACCCCCGCGGCGCGAACCCACGCGTCGCCCGCGTAGTGCGCGAGCCCTTCGGCCCCCGCAAGCCAAACATCCGCGGGACCAGTGCCCCACATGCCGCCGGGCGCGGAAACGGGCGACGGAAACGTATCGAGCTTGCCCGCTTTGCCGTGAAACACCTTGGGTGCCTTGGCTGCAGAGCTAATCCAGAACTCTTCAGCGTTGCCCCACATCCCCCGCGGTGCCTCGACCTTCGCAAGCTCTCGCCACGCGAGGCCGTCCAGGATCGCAACGGAGTCGTCATACAGGGCGAAGGCCTCTTTTCCTGAGAGGTCGACGCGGGGCATCTTCTGTCCGGCATCCATCGTCTTCCAACCAGTGAGCCGCTTGATGATGCACTGGTCCCCGTGCTTGCAGACGACCTCGGGATCCGCATGTCCGAGCAAGCCCCACATCGCAGCGGGCGGATCATTCGCGAGCCGCGCGATCTCGGCCTTCTCTACCTTCCACTCACCACCGCGGTAGCGTAGGTAGAGCTGGCGCACCTGACCTTCTACCTCCCGCGCTCCCATGATGCGCGGCTTGTCGTCGCGCCCAAAATATATCCGCGCGGTTTTCAGATCAGACGCGGTCACCTTGAGCCGCTCGGGGATCGCGATCGCGCGCCACTTGCCGTTCTCGAAGAGCCACGGGGTGACCTGCTCGCCTTCACTCACCAGCGCGGCAACCCGAGGCTTGCCGAGAGCAAGCGAGATGACCGGCTTGTCCAGGGAGTGCTCAACGACCCCGAGCTCCTTCTGGGCAACTTCAGGGGCGGCCGGCTCCGGTTTTTTTTGGGGGGGAGGAGCGACGCTTGGCGCTGGGCTGTCCGTGGTCCCGCTGGTCACAGCAAGACTCGGGGCACTCACGGGCTCAGACGTGCTTGCGCTGGGTGTGGCGCTCGGTTCAGGCCGAGCGGCAGAGCAAGCAACGCACAGCGCCCCTGCGAGAAAAACACCGAGGGTAAAGCTAGAGCAATATTTCCGCACGGATTACAACTCTCTTAGCCAGAAGGTCATGCTCTTCGACGTCGACTCCGTCTCTCCGACGTCGGGCCAGCTGAAGCTCGCTTGAAGCTCAGGCACCTTGCGGTAGCCCCGGTGCTGCCAAAAGCTATCGTTTGGCACGTAGTCTGCGGGGCGCGCTGGATGGTCTGTAGGGCGGTCGACGGCGCAAAACGTCGCCAGCTTGAGCCCCAGCGACCGCGCGTGCGCCTCACGCAGTTCGAAGAACTTCACCCCCAAGCCGCGACCACGAAACGCTCGCAGCAGCACGGACTCGCCGAAGTAGGCGAGCTCCGCGCGCTCATAGCCGGCTTCGAGGAAGGGCTCTTGCGCCTCGGCCTCCGCGTCGGTGAGCGGCAGCATCGTGGTCGCCCCCACGGCTTCCTCCCCCTGCCAAACGACCGCGGAGAAGGCCCCCTGGGAGCGAAAGTACACCTCGAGGTACTCGAGCTCGTAGCTCAGGCTGCCCTCGTACAAGTAGGGAAAATCGCGGAACACGGAGACGCGCAGCGCTGCCAGCGCATCTCGGGCTTCCCGCATGGCAGCGCCCCCAACGTAGGAGCGAACAACCAGATCGCTCACGTGGGCGCTCCGATCTGCCGCAGCCACTCCTCGAGGTTGTAGTAGTTGGTGACCCGCTTCACCTTGCCCGCTTCGATCTCGAAGAACGCGCCGCCAGGCAGTACGTAGGTTTGCCCAGTGGCCTCAGGCAGGCCTTCATCGGTGTTGAGGTACGTACCGTGAACGACGAACTCAACCGCCGCGCGCTTCCCGGAGTCGTCGGCTAGAATGACGATGCTCTTTATTTCCTCACGGTAGCAACGCTCCATACGTTGCATGAAGGCGCCGAACACCGCCCTACCGCGCTCCCTCCCCCCCTGATTGATGTCGTGAATCACGTCATCGCTCAAGAGGTCGAGGAAGCCAGCCCAGTCGGCGGCGTTGAAGCGCTGATAGTAGGTGGTGAGGAGCTCGATGGTGTCGCTGCGGGTCATGTGCCCGCTGCTTTTACTCGATCGTGGAGTTCGTGACTTGGGGATCCTCGGCGGCCAACACGAAAATACCGGGGAAGCCTTGAGTCTCGAACTTGCCGCTGGGGTTACGCCGCAGGGTGGAGTCCTGAATGACCATGTGACCGCTGCGATCGTTCGAGACGAAGAAAATGGCCCCGCCGCCTTCGTTCGCGTCGTTGTCCTCGATCTTCGTTCCCATGAGCGTCAGCGTCATGGTGTTGCCATCGTTGTAGATGGCGCCACCGCTGCCTCCACCAGGCGTCCCGGATTGAGCCGGGTTCGCCCCATTGCCAATCGCCTTGTTGTGAGTGAACAGGCTGTTGATGACCGTCCAAGAGACACCGATGCTGGAGAGGCCGGCTCCGTTCGAGCAGATGTTCCCATAGCCGTCGGCACCACCGAAGGTGCTGTGGACGACGTAGACGGGCCTGCCTTGGTACTGACTCAGCACTCGAAGCGCAGCGCCACCCAAGTCGGGCCCGGTGCTGTCGCAGGTGTTGTTGAAGAAGCGGCTGTTCACCACCTTGAACTGACCACCACGAACGAAGATAGCGCCGCCACCTCCGCCCTCTTCGAGTTGGCCCGTCGAGTTGCCCTCGACCATCGTGATGTTCTGCACGGTCAGCCGCGGGGTCTCCTGATCTTGGCAGTGCGAGCTGGTCCAGTGCTGCGCTTCGTCGCAGGTGTTCATGTACAGGATGCGGTGCGTGCCTCCACCGCTGAGCGTCACCTTGCCACCTCCGTCGATCACGATGTCGTCAGAGGCGTCGTTGAAGATCTTCGCGGTGCGATCGGTCTGAATGGTGATTGGATCGTCGCCACAGTTGAAGGTGATCACGCCACCTGCTTCGACGGCGCTGATGAACGCGTCCGAGGTGCAGCTCGCGGGTGTGCCGTCGCCCACCACGTTCGTCGGGTTCGAGCTATCCGCCGCTTGCCCCTCTGCCGGGACCGTCGCATTTCCATCCGGATTTCCAGCGTCGGGACCGCCACCCGTGAAGGTGTTGCCTACGTTGCCGGTTCCAGAGCCGCCGTTGCCGACATTCCCCGAGCCGCCATTACCAGAGCCGCCGTTACCGGAGTTCCCGGAACCGCCGTTGGCGCCTGCACCGGCGCTGCCTCCGCTGCCTCCGCTCGAAGAATCGTCGCCGCATCCCATCCCGGCGACGCACATCACCGCACATAAGCCAAACGTGGTAAGCCCGAGCCGCATCTTGCCTCCTGCTGTCTCCATCCTCACGCGGAGACGAGACGCGAGTATACGCCCGGCCTTGCCGGGGCGGAGCGTTAGCGAGGCTTTTCTATGTGAGAAAAAGCTGATGCACGCTCAGCTTGAGCGCCCGCCGCGCAAGAGCCGTCGTGGCTTGGGGCGAGGCGCCCTCAGTCGGCGGGCACATCGGGGGGAGTCGTCCCCACACCGCACGGCAATGGCTAAGCAGCGCTCTGAGCCTCGAACGCGACGCCGATGGAGCTGAAGCTGTTTGCGAGGAACTCCTCGTCCACCAACATCACGACGTCGTCCCCGACCTGAGCCACGTTGTTGATCACTCCACCGCCCGCCGGTGACTGAGCGATGCCTTGCACTGAATTGATCACACCCACTCGGGCGATCGCGTCGACGCACAGCCCCGCTTTGGGAGACGCGCCGCGTAGCACGATCAGGATCTCCCGCGTTGACTCTTGAACCAGGTGCTTTGCGGTTTCGAAGAGCTGAATCATCTCGTTCAGCTCGGTCTCGCGCGCAGCCTGGATCAACGCCAACGCCTCTTCCCTCTTGCCATCAGTGACCATCGCCAAGGTCTTCGCTGCGAGCGCGTGAATGGCCTTGTGGGGCTCGTCGAAGCGTTTCAGGTGCGCCGCGAAGAGCAAATTATCCGTACGGTAACTATCGTACCATTTGCCGAAGCCGCACTGATGGGGGTCGGTCGCGAGCGCGAAGCGCGTGCCTTCGCGGACTGACTTCTCCAACGCATCCAACCAGTTTCTGTGGTCTTGCTCCCGCGTGGTGAGCAGATCAACCAACGCGTTGGTCTCCTCGCTGAGCGCCTGAAGCCCAAACTGGCGCCGCGCTTCGGCGACGAGGACTACGTCTTCACGCACTCGAGTGACACCGCGAATCCACGGGGGCTGAGTCGGCACCGGAAGCGTCCTTGGGAGCAGCAGCATCTCGCCGATGCGGTCCGCGGGCATCGCGTACAATTGGCCATGCAGGCGAAAGGTCACCCAAATAGCCTCGTCGGAGGTCTCGTTCGGCTCGTAGGTCACACTCCGGATACGGGCGCGAAGCGCGAAACTTTAGCGCGGAGCGGGTTGTTCACCGCAACGCCGGAATTCGTCGCACCCAATCACTCGAAAAACTCGGTGAGCGCCTTGATGTAGCTGTCGAAGGCCTCGAACTGAGGGACGTGCCCAACGCCCTTGAGCTCGACCAGCTTCGCCCCGGGGATGCGCTGCTTGGCGAGGCGCCCCAAGGCGGGATAGTCGCCCAACTTCTGAGCGACCTCCGGCGAGACGGCGTCCTTGCCGAGCGCAGTGCGATCCCGCTGGCCGATGATGAGTAGGGTCGGCTGCCGGATCCGCGGAAAGTCCTGCACCACGGGCTGAGTGAAGATCATGTCGTACGTCAGCGCGGACACGCGCGCCGTAGTCGCCTTGTCTGGTCCCGTTGCCCAGCCAGCCTGGATCTCCAACAACGGATCGTACTCCGGCTTCCATTGCCCTGCGAAGTAGGCATTCAGCATGTACTTCTTCACGCCCTCGGGCGTTGACCCGAGCTCCCGCTGATACCAGGCTTCCACGTCACGGTAGGGCACCACCGTCTGCCAATCTTCGAGGCCAATGGGGTTCACGAGCGCCAGCCGCTTTGTTTCCTCCGGGAACATTAATGCGTAGCGCGTCGCGAGCATGCCGCCCATGGAGTGTCCAACGACGGCGAGCTCGCTCAACCCTACCTGGGTCACGACCTCGTGCGTCAACTCGGCCAACAGCTGAAAGCTGTACTGCACGTCGGTCGGCTTGCTCGACTTGCCGAATCCGATCTGGTCGGGCACCAAGACGCGATGTCCAGCCTTGGTCAGAGCATCCACAGTCCTTGCCCAGTACGCGCCGCTGAAGTTCTTTCCGTGAAGTAACAGCACAGGGAGCTTGGCTGGCTTGTCCGCGACGGCTGGTACGTCCATATAGGCCATCTGAACCGGACGCCCTTGGGCCTTCAGATCCGCGAACTTCACGGGATAGGGATACTCATACAGCGACAAGCGCGCGTCGAAGCGACTCGGCGCAGGCGGGGACGACGCCTCTGCCGGTTCCGCCGCAGGAGTAGGCGTCGGTTCTGCACTGGGCTCGTCGAGGGTGGGCGGCACTGGAGGCGGTGCCTCTGCGCACTTGTTGGGAGTGCACCCGCTGTGAAGGACGGCCAAAAGCGCCGGGATGAGCAGACTTCGCATGGGCGCAGCATGCCCCATGAAATCTATGGGATCCGGCAAAACGTCCTCTGCAACTCAGCGTGTTCGATTGCGCAACAGTCGCCAAACTGCCTCGGCACGAGCAGCGCTGGCCATTGCGGCGGCCGAGCAACTTCACTACGCCTCGTGCATGCTGAGCTCGTCACGATGCCTATCACTGCTCACCACCTTCGCGTTGCTCGCGTGCTCGGAGGCAGCCCCGCCTCCGACGGCGCCTGAACCGCCGCCTGCGACGGAGACCGCTACTCCGGAACCGCCGCCCGCCCCGGAAGTCACCGCCGAGCCGGAACCGGCAGGTCCGCCGCGCCCCCAGGCGGTCGCTGTGGAGATCCCCGAGGATATTCAGAAGCTGCTGGATGCTGAGGACCGCGATCCGAAAGATCGGGAGCTAGACGCTGGTCGTCACCCAGGAGAGCTCCTAGCGTTCTTCGGAATCGCACCCGGCATGAAGGTCGCCGAGCTCGGCGCCGGCACGGGGTACACCGCGGAGCTGCTTGCACGGCGCGTCGGCAAGAAGGGCAAAGTCTTCGCGCAGAACCCCAAGTTCGTGCTCGAAAAGTTCGCGGAGAAGCCGTGGAGCGAGCGTCTCGCGAAGCCAGTGATGAA includes:
- a CDS encoding ADP-ribosylglycohydrolase family protein gives rise to the protein MDRAARLRGGIYGLLVGDALGVPYEFHPASELPPKSALAMNPPATLPGGETFRRAHQGVPPGTWSDDGAQALCLLVSLLEQGRLELNDFADRCVRWYHDAYLTPDGVVFDVGVQTSGALNAIRRGVPLSEAGRNDERGNGNGSLMRCLPLALWHQGNDTQLAVDAQAQSIITHPHPRSQVCCAIYCLWARGLLNGVPSEAAFSAAISKLRALYPADSPHLQELEFHIRPEEDAAIRGSGYVVDSLRAARHLLATEASYEDVVRGAIALGEDTDTTACIAGGVAGVLYGDAQIPEEWLGELKGRALVDPLLASLLKTTKQA
- a CDS encoding GNAT family N-acetyltransferase, encoding MREARDALAALRVSVFRDFPYLYEGSLSYELEYLEVYFRSQGAFSAVVWQGEEAVGATTMLPLTDAEAEAQEPFLEAGYERAELAYFGESVLLRAFRGRGLGVKFFELREAHARSLGLKLATFCAVDRPTDHPARPADYVPNDSFWQHRGYRKVPELQASFSWPDVGETESTSKSMTFWLREL
- a CDS encoding nuclear transport factor 2 family protein, with the translated sequence MTRSDTIELLTTYYQRFNAADWAGFLDLLSDDVIHDINQGGRERGRAVFGAFMQRMERCYREEIKSIVILADDSGKRAAVEFVVHGTYLNTDEGLPEATGQTYVLPGGAFFEIEAGKVKRVTNYYNLEEWLRQIGAPT
- a CDS encoding chemotaxis protein CheW; protein product: MTYEPNETSDEAIWVTFRLHGQLYAMPADRIGEMLLLPRTLPVPTQPPWIRGVTRVREDVVLVAEARRQFGLQALSEETNALVDLLTTREQDHRNWLDALEKSVREGTRFALATDPHQCGFGKWYDSYRTDNLLFAAHLKRFDEPHKAIHALAAKTLAMVTDGKREEALALIQAARETELNEMIQLFETAKHLVQESTREILIVLRGASPKAGLCVDAIARVGVINSVQGIAQSPAGGGVINNVAQVGDDVVMLVDEEFLANSFSSIGVAFEAQSAA
- a CDS encoding alpha/beta hydrolase, with protein sequence MRSLLIPALLAVLHSGCTPNKCAEAPPPVPPTLDEPSAEPTPTPAAEPAEASSPPAPSRFDARLSLYEYPYPVKFADLKAQGRPVQMAYMDVPAVADKPAKLPVLLLHGKNFSGAYWARTVDALTKAGHRVLVPDQIGFGKSSKPTDVQYSFQLLAELTHEVVTQVGLSELAVVGHSMGGMLATRYALMFPEETKRLALVNPIGLEDWQTVVPYRDVEAWYQRELGSTPEGVKKYMLNAYFAGQWKPEYDPLLEIQAGWATGPDKATTARVSALTYDMIFTQPVVQDFPRIRQPTLLIIGQRDRTALGKDAVSPEVAQKLGDYPALGRLAKQRIPGAKLVELKGVGHVPQFEAFDSYIKALTEFFE
- a CDS encoding class I SAM-dependent methyltransferase, whose translation is MLSSSRCLSLLTTFALLACSEAAPPPTAPEPPPATETATPEPPPAPEVTAEPEPAGPPRPQAVAVEIPEDIQKLLDAEDRDPKDRELDAGRHPGELLAFFGIAPGMKVAELGAGTGYTAELLARRVGKKGKVFAQNPKFVLEKFAEKPWSERLAKPVMKPVVRVDREFDDPLPKEAKNLDAVFLVLFYHDTYWMEIDRAKMNAAIFKALKPGGVFAIVDHSAAPGRGSKDVKTLHRVEEDLVKQEIEAAGFELESEGQFLRNPKDTLDWNDAPSASADKRGTSDRFVFKFTKPAG